A DNA window from Bombus huntii isolate Logan2020A chromosome 10, iyBomHunt1.1, whole genome shotgun sequence contains the following coding sequences:
- the LOC126870670 gene encoding cytoplasmic dynein 2 intermediate chain 2-like isoform X2 encodes MRIYLSRSHQSTNVQTTEIVYNQNPVQTVETRTVETQTITEEKKKPEVNYERLAQFLNRVTPCILEALDESYGTNAFEDYEPKIDEDLLTSTQLLQKIHSTESDSQMKVSDMSWSIGGGTLAVSFGIPYHETWCDHLSKMQLYNQTKEGSFIDNPNKILETNACITTLAYHPTEPSIIAAGLFNGDVLVWNLRDNVSVAPTTICTHGDCVSQVYWKARTINDVSLLVSSSKDGYIFIHKMMANFTVAREYKRLKLTKEYNPIENSRPRSAGGTRERAMESGLCITAFDFSSRDPIFFIVGTLCGGIYKCSLDRVAPIEDDETLMDPVVDEYERHEGSITCIKCSPIRNLFVTAGTDKEIRIYHFEEHTNLRSISCENTIVGLAWMLGNQDIFATYGAGSEIRLYNVTGGKSVTNINFETTDRQNTSCLRVNLRKNMVAIGDTQGTIEIWKIPRQLL; translated from the exons ATGCGTATTTACCTGTCGAG ATCGCATCAATCTACGAACGTTCAAACaacagaaattgtttataatcagAATCCCGTGCAAACCGTCGAAACAAGAACTGTCGAG ACTCAAACTATAAccgaagagaagaagaagccAGAAGTGAACTATGAAAGACTGGCCCAATTTTTAAATAGAGTTACGCCTTGTATATTGGAAGCATTAGATGAATCTTATGGAACCAATGCATTTGAAGATTATGAACCAAAAATTGATGAAGATTTACTGACAAGCACACAGCTTCTGCAAAAAATTCATAGCACTGAATCTGATTCTCAG atgAAAGTAAGTGATATGAGTTGGAGTATTGGAGGAGGAACATTGGCAGTTTCTTTTGGTATTCCTTACCATGAAACATGGTGTGACCATCTATCTAAAATGCAATTGTACAATCAAACAAAGGAGGGTAGTTTCATAGATAATCCAAATAAAATACTGGAAACAAATGCCTGTATAACAACGTTGGCTTATCATCCAACTGAACCATCCATTATAGCTGCTGGTTTATTCAATG GTGATGTTCTTGTATGGAACTTAAGAGACAATGTATCAGTGGCACCAACAACAATTTGTACCCATGGGGATTGTGTGTCTCAAGTGTACTGGAAAGCAAGAACTATAAATGATGTGTCCTTGCTTGTGAGCTCCAGCAAAGATGGATATATTTTCATCCACAAGATGATGGCCAATTTTACAGTTGCCCGTGAATATAAACg ACTGAAATTAACCAAAGAATATAATCCAATAGAAAACTCAAGGCCACGTAGCGCAGGTGGCACACGTGAACGCGCTATGGAATCCGGATTATGTATTACTGCCTTCGATTTTTCGTCCAGAGATCCCATATTTTTTATCGTGGGTACCTTATGCGGTGGAATATACAAATGTAGCTTAGATCGTGTTGCTCCTATCGAAG acGATGAAACTCTAATGGATCCTGTGGTAGACGAGTATGAAAGGCACGAAGGTAGTATTACGTGCATTAAATGTTCCCCGATACGTAATCTTTTCGTCACTGCTGGCACTGACAAAGAAATTCGTATATATCACTTTGAAGAg CATACGAACTTGAGGTCGATTTCTTGTGAAAATACAATCGTGGGTTTAGCATGGATGCTCGGGAATCAAGACATATTCGCAACTTATGGTGCTGGCTCGGAGATTAGACTGTATAACGTCACTGGTGGAAAATCTGtgacaaatataaattttgagaCCACTGATAGGCAAAACACTAGCTGCTTACGTGTGAATTTAAGAAA aaatatggTAGCCATTGGTGACACACAAGGAACTATAGAAATTTGGAAAATCCCAAGGCAATTATTgtaa
- the LOC126870670 gene encoding cytoplasmic dynein 2 intermediate chain 2-like isoform X1, giving the protein MFTNRSLEAVSFNSQLSTTKSHQSTNVQTTEIVYNQNPVQTVETRTVETQTITEEKKKPEVNYERLAQFLNRVTPCILEALDESYGTNAFEDYEPKIDEDLLTSTQLLQKIHSTESDSQMKVSDMSWSIGGGTLAVSFGIPYHETWCDHLSKMQLYNQTKEGSFIDNPNKILETNACITTLAYHPTEPSIIAAGLFNGDVLVWNLRDNVSVAPTTICTHGDCVSQVYWKARTINDVSLLVSSSKDGYIFIHKMMANFTVAREYKRLKLTKEYNPIENSRPRSAGGTRERAMESGLCITAFDFSSRDPIFFIVGTLCGGIYKCSLDRVAPIEDDETLMDPVVDEYERHEGSITCIKCSPIRNLFVTAGTDKEIRIYHFEEHTNLRSISCENTIVGLAWMLGNQDIFATYGAGSEIRLYNVTGGKSVTNINFETTDRQNTSCLRVNLRKNMVAIGDTQGTIEIWKIPRQLL; this is encoded by the exons atGTTCACTAATCGTTCACTCGAAGCAGTGAGTTTCAACTCACAATTATCTACTACGAA ATCGCATCAATCTACGAACGTTCAAACaacagaaattgtttataatcagAATCCCGTGCAAACCGTCGAAACAAGAACTGTCGAG ACTCAAACTATAAccgaagagaagaagaagccAGAAGTGAACTATGAAAGACTGGCCCAATTTTTAAATAGAGTTACGCCTTGTATATTGGAAGCATTAGATGAATCTTATGGAACCAATGCATTTGAAGATTATGAACCAAAAATTGATGAAGATTTACTGACAAGCACACAGCTTCTGCAAAAAATTCATAGCACTGAATCTGATTCTCAG atgAAAGTAAGTGATATGAGTTGGAGTATTGGAGGAGGAACATTGGCAGTTTCTTTTGGTATTCCTTACCATGAAACATGGTGTGACCATCTATCTAAAATGCAATTGTACAATCAAACAAAGGAGGGTAGTTTCATAGATAATCCAAATAAAATACTGGAAACAAATGCCTGTATAACAACGTTGGCTTATCATCCAACTGAACCATCCATTATAGCTGCTGGTTTATTCAATG GTGATGTTCTTGTATGGAACTTAAGAGACAATGTATCAGTGGCACCAACAACAATTTGTACCCATGGGGATTGTGTGTCTCAAGTGTACTGGAAAGCAAGAACTATAAATGATGTGTCCTTGCTTGTGAGCTCCAGCAAAGATGGATATATTTTCATCCACAAGATGATGGCCAATTTTACAGTTGCCCGTGAATATAAACg ACTGAAATTAACCAAAGAATATAATCCAATAGAAAACTCAAGGCCACGTAGCGCAGGTGGCACACGTGAACGCGCTATGGAATCCGGATTATGTATTACTGCCTTCGATTTTTCGTCCAGAGATCCCATATTTTTTATCGTGGGTACCTTATGCGGTGGAATATACAAATGTAGCTTAGATCGTGTTGCTCCTATCGAAG acGATGAAACTCTAATGGATCCTGTGGTAGACGAGTATGAAAGGCACGAAGGTAGTATTACGTGCATTAAATGTTCCCCGATACGTAATCTTTTCGTCACTGCTGGCACTGACAAAGAAATTCGTATATATCACTTTGAAGAg CATACGAACTTGAGGTCGATTTCTTGTGAAAATACAATCGTGGGTTTAGCATGGATGCTCGGGAATCAAGACATATTCGCAACTTATGGTGCTGGCTCGGAGATTAGACTGTATAACGTCACTGGTGGAAAATCTGtgacaaatataaattttgagaCCACTGATAGGCAAAACACTAGCTGCTTACGTGTGAATTTAAGAAA aaatatggTAGCCATTGGTGACACACAAGGAACTATAGAAATTTGGAAAATCCCAAGGCAATTATTgtaa
- the LOC126870671 gene encoding proline-rich nuclear receptor coactivator 2-like: MTNSVPKLKNKVDRQGSPNVGVERYHHRSSAIKSSTFFHNSGRSHGRNSTGRLTCSPHGLSKGSRTSPLRCDYSPRGSPTNSFYAGAKFSEPPSPASLPKPPSHWTTRLMSSCQQSDRSCDISKHLKMILNVQA, translated from the coding sequence ATGACGAATTCGGTACCAAAATTGAAGAACAAAGTAGACCGGCAGGGTTCGCCGAATGTCGGTGTGGAACGATATCATCACCGTTCAAGTGCAATCAAATCGTCAACATTTTTCCACAACAGTGGAAGATCTCATGGCAGAAATTCAACCGGCAGACTAACCTGCAGCCCACACGGTTTGTCAAAGGGTTCGAGAACTTCGCCGTTGCGATGTGATTACAGTCCGCGCGGCAGTCCAACAAACAGTTTCTATGCGGGTGCAAAGTTTTCTGAACCGCCATCTCCTGCGAGCCTTCCGAAACCACCGAGCCATTGGACTACGAGACTGATGAGCAGTTGTCAACAATCCGACAGGAGTTGCGATATTTCAAAGCATCTGAAGATGATACTAAACGTCCAAGCCTGA